The following proteins are encoded in a genomic region of Nonomuraea muscovyensis:
- a CDS encoding MFS transporter, with protein sequence MTVTKAAPVIRRAARQPQDNRWAILLVLCLSLLLITVDATVLHIAVPALTAALEPSAVQLLWIIDVYSLVVAPLLIMFGTLGDRYGRKRLVLAGFVLFGVASAAAAFSPTPLALILSRALLGVGGAMIMPATLSLIRQVFTDRRERAIALGVWSAVAAAGAAVGPMIGGVLVGLWWGAVFLVNVPILLVLLPAAVRLLPESRGRADHAWDGLSAVLSVLGILALAFGLKEAGSGSLMPVGAALAIFAGGVALLVWFVRRQSRLATPLLEVGLFRDRGFTTGVAGVLLGVFALVGLQLMLAQYLQLVLGDSPVRAAVRMLPLVLSAIAGGLAAAHILPRLGLRGTMSGGLGLVALALTPTLGWGVEGHPVMLAICFVGIGFGVQVALLAASDTIMSACPESHAGGAAAIEETAYELGAGLGVAVLGTITAIVYAPGLRPVPGVPEVGMDQARQSLAGAAHVASEMGGSTGDALLSAARWAFVNALHTTVVVSVVLLSLTAVAVAVLLRRDRGVP encoded by the coding sequence ATGACCGTCACGAAGGCCGCGCCCGTCATCCGGCGTGCGGCTCGGCAGCCACAGGACAACCGCTGGGCGATCCTCCTGGTGCTCTGCCTGAGCCTGCTGCTGATCACCGTCGACGCCACCGTCCTGCACATCGCCGTTCCCGCGCTCACCGCGGCGCTGGAGCCCTCGGCGGTGCAACTGCTGTGGATCATCGACGTGTACTCGCTCGTCGTGGCGCCGCTGCTGATCATGTTCGGCACGCTGGGCGACCGCTACGGGCGAAAACGGCTGGTGCTGGCCGGGTTCGTGCTGTTCGGGGTGGCCTCGGCCGCGGCCGCCTTCTCCCCCACCCCGCTCGCCCTCATCCTGTCCCGGGCGCTGCTCGGCGTTGGCGGAGCCATGATCATGCCGGCCACGCTGTCGCTGATCCGCCAGGTCTTCACCGACCGCCGCGAACGGGCCATCGCGCTGGGCGTCTGGAGCGCGGTCGCCGCCGCCGGCGCCGCGGTCGGGCCGATGATCGGCGGGGTGCTGGTGGGCCTGTGGTGGGGCGCGGTGTTCCTCGTCAACGTGCCGATCCTGCTCGTCCTGCTGCCCGCCGCCGTCCGGCTGCTGCCGGAGTCGCGCGGGCGAGCCGACCACGCGTGGGACGGGCTGAGCGCGGTGCTGTCCGTGCTGGGCATCCTGGCCCTGGCGTTCGGGCTCAAGGAGGCCGGGTCGGGCAGCCTGATGCCGGTCGGCGCCGCTCTGGCGATCTTCGCGGGCGGGGTGGCGCTGCTCGTGTGGTTCGTCCGGCGGCAGTCGCGGCTGGCGACGCCCCTGCTGGAGGTGGGCCTGTTCCGCGACCGCGGGTTCACCACCGGGGTGGCCGGGGTGCTGCTGGGCGTGTTCGCGCTGGTGGGGCTGCAGCTCATGCTGGCCCAGTACCTCCAGCTCGTGCTCGGCGACAGCCCGGTGCGCGCCGCGGTCAGGATGCTGCCGCTCGTCCTGTCGGCCATCGCGGGCGGGCTCGCGGCCGCCCACATCCTGCCCCGGCTCGGCCTGCGCGGCACTATGAGCGGCGGGCTCGGCCTGGTCGCGCTCGCCCTGACCCCGACGTTGGGCTGGGGCGTGGAGGGGCATCCGGTGATGCTCGCGATCTGCTTCGTGGGCATCGGGTTCGGAGTCCAGGTGGCGCTGCTCGCCGCGTCCGACACGATCATGTCGGCCTGTCCGGAGTCCCACGCGGGCGGCGCGGCCGCCATCGAGGAGACCGCGTACGAGCTGGGGGCCGGGCTGGGGGTCGCCGTGCTCGGCACGATCACCGCGATCGTTTACGCGCCGGGGCTGCGACCCGTGCCCGGAGTGCCCGAGGTCGGCATGGACCAGGCGCGGCAGTCGCTCGCCGGAGCCGCCCACGTGGCGAGTGAGATGGGCGGTAGCACCGGCGACGCGTTGCTGTCCGCGGCCCGGTGGGCCTTCGTCAACGCCCTGCACACGACCGTGGTCGTGAGCGTCGTCCTGCTCAGCCTCACCGCCGTCGCCGTGGCCGTGCTGCTGCGCCGTGATCGAGGTGTGCCATGA
- a CDS encoding DoxX family protein, with protein MKQALRDIAALVARLGVGGIVFANGWHKLEEGLNSTGADFLAQGAPAPRAWATVTMLAELIGGALLIAGLIVPVVGLLLFAESLAVFLVAPPLNPISLNELILLGVAALLLAVVGAGRVSVDHMVVIRRRESAAASEFAADTEADRVIASLRDPDDPPGTAAGGTPVADARAEGGAAGDGAPGGSKGDLADRMADTAPQPAADLPVADPAPADESASSAVPGDTLVAGSKKPRPRGRRAPSGD; from the coding sequence GTGAAACAGGCCCTCCGTGACATCGCCGCGTTAGTCGCCCGCCTCGGCGTGGGCGGCATCGTCTTCGCCAACGGCTGGCACAAGCTGGAGGAGGGCCTCAACTCCACGGGGGCCGACTTCCTGGCGCAGGGCGCGCCCGCGCCGCGGGCCTGGGCGACGGTGACCATGCTGGCCGAGCTGATCGGCGGGGCGCTGCTGATCGCCGGGCTGATCGTGCCGGTGGTGGGGCTGCTGCTGTTCGCCGAGTCGCTGGCGGTCTTCCTGGTGGCGCCGCCGCTCAACCCGATCAGCCTGAACGAGCTCATCCTGCTCGGCGTGGCGGCGCTGCTGCTCGCCGTGGTGGGGGCGGGGCGCGTGTCGGTCGACCACATGGTGGTGATCCGGCGCAGGGAGTCGGCCGCGGCCAGCGAGTTCGCCGCCGACACCGAGGCCGACCGGGTCATCGCCTCCCTCCGCGACCCGGACGATCCCCCCGGGACCGCCGCGGGCGGGACCCCTGTCGCCGACGCCCGGGCGGAGGGCGGCGCGGCGGGAGACGGCGCGCCCGGCGGGTCGAAAGGCGACCTGGCGGACCGCATGGCGGACACGGCTCCGCAGCCCGCGGCCGACCTCCCCGTCGCCGACCCCGCACCGGCCGACGAGTCCGCTTCCTCCGCCGTGCCCGGCGACACGCTGGTGGCCGGCAGCAAGAAGCCGCGGCCGCGCGGCCGCCGTGCTCCATCCGGCGACTGA
- a CDS encoding ArsR/SmtB family transcription factor has translation MGAEVAKTNVWSELRISSTPHLSVSMSSNLTVLAMIADALAGRRRGLPEPLRRAIASRVGRSGHAAVRPLAAPGYSVAPDAVVPRAPVGDVSVHSQISALRDTSPDTLIRDLEQAFGAGPLPGHWRAAADRPAQWLSGYADALTDVWNAVEPLWERALPLLRKEVERIGVASVRGGPELLFGSLTDRIVGTEDGLLIGDIEASRFELGERPVILVPMLAGRDALIVSLDNPEVVWIGYPLPGAESLWRPGAAPAVDELSALVGPVRAALLDMLDRPMTMSMLAARLQIAPSGLTYHCDRLSAARLIVRERRGREVWISRTERAGELLGLFRG, from the coding sequence ATGGGGGCCGAAGTAGCCAAGACCAACGTGTGGAGCGAACTGCGCATCTCATCCACGCCGCACCTGTCCGTGTCCATGTCGTCCAACCTCACTGTGCTCGCCATGATCGCCGACGCTCTCGCGGGCCGGCGGCGGGGGCTGCCCGAACCGCTGCGCAGAGCCATCGCCTCCCGGGTCGGCCGGTCGGGACACGCGGCCGTGCGGCCGCTGGCGGCGCCCGGCTACTCCGTCGCGCCCGACGCCGTCGTCCCGCGCGCTCCGGTGGGCGACGTCTCCGTGCACAGCCAGATCAGCGCGCTGCGCGACACCTCTCCGGACACCCTGATCAGAGACCTGGAACAGGCATTCGGCGCCGGGCCGTTGCCCGGTCACTGGCGTGCCGCCGCCGATCGCCCGGCGCAGTGGCTGAGCGGGTACGCCGACGCGCTGACCGACGTCTGGAACGCCGTCGAGCCGTTGTGGGAGCGGGCCCTGCCGCTGCTGCGCAAGGAGGTCGAGCGGATCGGCGTCGCCAGCGTGCGCGGTGGCCCCGAGCTCCTGTTCGGCTCCCTGACCGACCGCATCGTGGGCACCGAGGACGGGCTGCTCATCGGCGACATCGAGGCCAGCCGGTTCGAACTCGGCGAGCGGCCGGTCATCCTCGTGCCGATGCTGGCGGGCCGGGACGCGCTGATCGTCAGCCTGGACAACCCCGAGGTGGTGTGGATCGGCTACCCGCTGCCCGGCGCGGAGTCGCTGTGGCGCCCCGGCGCCGCCCCGGCCGTGGACGAGCTGTCGGCGCTCGTCGGGCCCGTCCGCGCCGCCCTGCTCGACATGCTGGACCGGCCCATGACCATGAGCATGCTGGCCGCCCGCCTGCAGATCGCGCCCAGCGGGCTCACGTACCACTGCGACCGGCTGAGCGCCGCCCGCCTCATCGTGAGGGAGCGGCGCGGCCGGGAGGTGTGGATCAGCCGGACCGAACGGGCCGGAGAGCTGCTCGGACTGTTCCGGGGCTGA
- a CDS encoding DMT family transporter: protein MRIKNAGRWLPGFVALAAIWGNSFFFIKVAVGSLHPLQVSFGRMAVGTLTLLVALAVGRKALPRDPRLWGHFQVASVVLTTLPFTLFAYGEQYVSSVVASIWNATTPLCTLAFTLLLRTERATRSRVAGLGLGFAGVMVVLGVWQPLGGGQLAGSLACFAAAMCYGVGGAYLGRFVTGRRTEPAVVLATGQLLSGTAQLAVLTLLAGVPLVDTTVPAAVWWSMLALGGLGTGTAYLLLYWVQVRAGVTTTSTVTYLLPVFAALSGVLVLGEALTWNQPVGAVVILAAIALTQGVPFRRGRRREAVAAEPGDRREERRL from the coding sequence GTGCGGATCAAGAACGCGGGGCGGTGGCTGCCGGGGTTCGTGGCGCTCGCCGCGATCTGGGGCAACAGCTTCTTCTTCATCAAGGTGGCGGTGGGGTCCCTCCATCCTCTGCAGGTGTCGTTCGGGCGGATGGCCGTGGGGACCCTCACGCTGCTCGTCGCCCTGGCCGTCGGCCGGAAGGCGCTTCCGCGCGACCCTCGCCTGTGGGGTCACTTCCAGGTGGCCTCCGTGGTGCTCACCACGCTGCCCTTCACCCTCTTCGCGTACGGCGAGCAGTACGTCTCCTCGGTCGTCGCGTCGATCTGGAACGCCACCACGCCCCTGTGCACCCTCGCCTTCACCCTGCTCCTGCGCACCGAGCGGGCCACCCGGAGCCGCGTGGCCGGGCTGGGGCTCGGGTTCGCGGGCGTCATGGTGGTGCTGGGCGTGTGGCAGCCGCTGGGCGGCGGGCAGCTCGCGGGCAGCCTGGCCTGCTTCGCCGCCGCGATGTGCTACGGCGTGGGCGGCGCGTACCTGGGCCGGTTCGTCACCGGCCGGCGGACCGAACCGGCGGTGGTGCTGGCCACCGGACAGCTCCTGAGCGGCACGGCGCAGCTCGCGGTCCTGACGCTGCTCGCCGGGGTGCCGCTGGTCGACACCACCGTCCCGGCGGCCGTCTGGTGGAGCATGCTGGCGCTGGGCGGGCTCGGCACCGGGACGGCGTACCTGCTGCTCTACTGGGTGCAGGTGCGTGCCGGGGTGACGACGACGTCCACGGTGACCTACCTGCTGCCGGTGTTCGCGGCGCTGTCGGGCGTGCTGGTGCTGGGGGAGGCGCTGACGTGGAACCAGCCGGTGGGCGCCGTGGTCATCCTGGCCGCCATCGCCCTCACCCAGGGGGTGCCGTTCCGGCGCGGGCGCCGGCGCGAGGCCGTGGCCGCCGAGCCGGGCGACAGGCGAGAGGAAAGGCGCCTGTAA
- a CDS encoding ParB N-terminal domain-containing protein has protein sequence MRSGVKIHEASLTRAARDLREATELFGRHTETLLAVTAGGGRSPWGVGVVSMAMDQVNELLGTACRHLHANLHGSGAGFQTMADLHATARGSALATVLALDGVVDPATSATRFANSDRVPDSSGRVPVEARGAAPATADQEHGLMLPPSLETAFAMLGVPWPTQDEGRLRACAVAYRACAGALTTEIIPLAHHAVGHARVNNAGDAIETAIAFWAGYHHEGDDSGHLSSLAAALDALADFHDLSARFVAGVKRFLLVLASLVAAALVWAAMATVLGGGIGALNARAVIAGLRGIAKRFVTAFRRRLEQLLGHAVVRGVQARLRRILAARSPRATATAQRAATPARAGTAAPPDVPTATPPVAQRTAPPEPPDPTPPLPQRAAPPEPPDPTPPLAQRPTPPEPREPAPPVAQEPPPPVAVQATPPSAGTASPYRFEPTDPPAGQYSQEKIARIRENMTRDGWVGRAIFVVHHEGRMFVVDGNHRLRASEGVLDEIPFKEVQLPFLGYRHMRDVLEGWDMNKRMLPDWMRERGAHGPGDG, from the coding sequence GTGAGATCGGGAGTGAAGATCCATGAGGCGTCGCTGACCCGGGCCGCGCGGGACCTGAGGGAGGCCACCGAGCTGTTCGGGCGGCACACCGAGACGTTGCTGGCGGTCACCGCCGGCGGCGGACGCTCGCCCTGGGGGGTCGGCGTCGTCAGCATGGCCATGGACCAGGTCAACGAGCTGCTCGGCACGGCCTGCCGTCACCTGCACGCCAACCTCCACGGGAGCGGCGCGGGCTTTCAGACGATGGCCGACCTGCACGCCACCGCCCGGGGCTCCGCCCTGGCCACCGTTCTCGCGCTGGACGGCGTCGTGGATCCGGCCACGAGCGCGACCCGCTTCGCGAACTCCGACCGGGTACCGGACTCGTCCGGCCGCGTGCCGGTCGAAGCGCGCGGGGCCGCACCGGCTACGGCCGACCAGGAGCACGGCCTGATGCTCCCGCCGAGCCTGGAGACCGCCTTCGCGATGCTGGGCGTGCCGTGGCCCACCCAGGACGAGGGCCGGTTACGCGCGTGCGCCGTGGCCTACCGGGCCTGCGCCGGCGCGCTCACCACAGAGATCATCCCCCTCGCCCACCACGCCGTCGGGCACGCCAGGGTGAACAACGCGGGGGACGCCATCGAGACCGCCATCGCGTTCTGGGCCGGCTACCACCACGAGGGTGACGACTCCGGGCACCTGTCCAGCCTCGCCGCCGCGCTGGACGCCCTGGCGGACTTCCACGACCTGTCCGCCCGCTTCGTCGCGGGCGTCAAACGGTTCCTGCTCGTGCTGGCGAGCCTCGTGGCCGCCGCGCTGGTGTGGGCCGCGATGGCGACCGTCCTCGGCGGCGGGATCGGCGCGCTGAACGCGCGGGCGGTGATCGCCGGGCTGCGGGGCATCGCCAAGCGCTTCGTGACCGCCTTCCGTCGCCGGCTCGAACAGCTCCTCGGCCACGCCGTGGTCCGCGGCGTCCAGGCCCGCCTGCGCCGGATTCTCGCCGCCCGGAGCCCCCGCGCCACCGCCACCGCGCAGCGGGCCGCCACGCCGGCGCGAGCGGGGACCGCTGCACCACCGGACGTTCCCACGGCGACACCCCCGGTCGCGCAGCGGACGGCACCACCCGAACCCCCAGACCCGACACCCCCGCTCCCACAGCGGGCGGCACCACCCGAACCCCCGGACCCGACACCCCCGCTCGCGCAGCGCCCGACACCACCCGAACCCCGGGAACCGGCACCGCCGGTCGCGCAGGAGCCGCCCCCGCCGGTGGCCGTGCAGGCGACACCGCCCAGCGCCGGGACGGCCTCCCCGTACCGCTTCGAGCCGACCGATCCGCCCGCGGGGCAGTACAGCCAGGAGAAGATAGCGCGCATCCGGGAGAACATGACGCGGGACGGGTGGGTGGGCCGCGCCATCTTCGTGGTGCACCACGAAGGCCGGATGTTCGTCGTCGACGGCAATCATCGCCTGCGGGCGTCGGAGGGTGTGCTGGACGAGATCCCGTTCAAGGAGGTGCAGCTGCCCTTCCTGGGCTACCGGCACATGAGGGACGTGCTGGAGGGCTGGGACATGAACAAGAGGATGCTGCCGGACTGGATGAGGGAGCGAGGCGCGCACGGCCCGGGCGACGGCTGA
- a CDS encoding MFS transporter — MKYRGTPLILVCAAWGAFWGAWSALLPAVKDQLGASTAELGFALTAVPVGAIPAMALTGRLARGREREALLGVTVLFAAAVAAIGWTRSPAAFAVTLLLLGAASGALDVALNLATGRAERESGRRLFQPVHAAFPVAVILAAPATGLARQLGLGTEAVLAAVALLAVAAAAGLLRLPMGRGPASGGHREGRRRWSHAVVLGGLAACVLVVENAVEQWSVLLLEEHRAASAVLAGAAPAAYMAALTAGRLIVQALPPVPMRALYLVAGLGGGAGIALAGWGGPAGPGFGLGTGPGPVAVSLAGFALTGLALGPVVPALLSRAAADDPGGTLVSAVSAISYTAFVASPVLVGVLAAWQGLPAALALLGLLALPLLVRALRP; from the coding sequence GTGAAATATCGGGGCACTCCGCTCATCCTGGTCTGCGCGGCCTGGGGAGCCTTCTGGGGCGCGTGGTCCGCGCTGCTGCCGGCGGTCAAGGACCAACTCGGCGCCTCGACGGCCGAGCTGGGGTTCGCGCTGACCGCCGTGCCCGTGGGGGCGATCCCGGCGATGGCGCTGACCGGCCGGCTGGCCCGGGGGAGGGAGCGCGAGGCCCTGCTCGGGGTCACGGTGCTCTTCGCCGCCGCGGTCGCGGCGATCGGGTGGACCCGGTCCCCGGCGGCGTTCGCGGTGACGCTGCTGCTGCTCGGAGCCGCCAGTGGCGCGCTCGACGTCGCCCTCAACCTGGCCACCGGCCGGGCCGAGCGGGAGAGCGGCCGCAGGCTGTTCCAGCCGGTGCACGCGGCCTTCCCCGTCGCCGTCATCCTCGCCGCCCCGGCCACCGGGCTGGCCCGCCAGCTCGGGCTCGGCACGGAGGCGGTGCTGGCGGCCGTCGCCCTGCTGGCGGTCGCCGCCGCGGCCGGCCTGCTGCGGCTGCCGATGGGCCGCGGCCCCGCCTCCGGCGGGCACCGCGAAGGTCGGCGCCGGTGGTCGCACGCGGTGGTGCTGGGCGGGCTGGCCGCCTGCGTGCTCGTCGTGGAGAACGCGGTGGAGCAGTGGTCGGTGCTGCTGCTGGAGGAGCACCGCGCGGCGTCGGCCGTGCTGGCGGGCGCGGCGCCCGCGGCGTACATGGCGGCACTGACCGCGGGCCGGCTGATCGTCCAGGCGCTGCCTCCCGTGCCGATGCGCGCCCTCTACCTCGTGGCCGGGCTGGGCGGCGGGGCGGGCATCGCCCTGGCAGGCTGGGGCGGGCCGGCCGGGCCGGGCTTCGGCCTCGGCACGGGCCCCGGGCCGGTGGCGGTCTCCCTGGCGGGCTTCGCGCTCACCGGCCTCGCCCTGGGCCCGGTGGTGCCGGCGCTGCTCAGCCGCGCCGCCGCCGACGACCCGGGAGGCACGCTCGTGTCGGCCGTCTCGGCCATCTCCTACACGGCCTTCGTCGCCAGCCCGGTCCTCGTCGGCGTGCTGGCCGCCTGGCAGGGCCTGCCGGCGGCCCTGGCCCTGCTCGGGCTGCTCGCCCTCCCGCTCCTGGTCCGCGCGCTGCGCCCCTGA
- a CDS encoding carboxymuconolactone decarboxylase family protein produces MSPRLNVAELAPEAFKSFLAVEGFLAGSGVPHGTIELLKLRVSQINGCAFCVDMHSRDLQGSGESDQRIWSVAAWREATCYTPAERAALALAEEATRLADRVAVPDEVWQEAAGHYDDEQLATLVVAIAMINAWNRIAVPTRQVPAGA; encoded by the coding sequence ATGAGCCCACGGCTCAACGTGGCGGAACTCGCCCCCGAGGCGTTCAAGTCCTTCCTCGCCGTGGAGGGCTTCCTGGCCGGCAGCGGCGTGCCGCACGGCACGATCGAGCTGCTCAAGCTCCGGGTCAGCCAGATCAACGGCTGCGCGTTCTGCGTGGACATGCACAGCCGCGACCTGCAGGGGAGCGGCGAGAGCGACCAGCGGATCTGGTCGGTGGCGGCCTGGCGGGAGGCGACCTGCTACACCCCGGCGGAGCGGGCCGCGCTCGCGCTGGCGGAGGAGGCGACCCGGCTGGCCGACCGGGTGGCCGTGCCCGACGAGGTGTGGCAGGAGGCGGCCGGGCACTACGACGACGAGCAGCTCGCGACGCTCGTGGTCGCGATCGCCATGATCAACGCCTGGAACCGGATCGCCGTCCCGACCCGCCAGGTGCCGGCGGGCGCGTAG
- a CDS encoding pyridoxamine 5'-phosphate oxidase family protein — protein MSWVEIGSETELRELLGEVKPRAATKERPRLHERDRQWLAASPFCLIATSDAEGGCDVSPKGDPAGFTYVIDDSTIAIPDRPGNRRADGFHNILRNPHVGLLFLIPGRNETLRINGRARLLRDAPFFDEMIVKGHRPHLAIVVEIDQIFFHCAKAFMRSSLWRPDRWGPDPLPSHAALVKEVQQVEEPIERLEAYYGDSYANQLYA, from the coding sequence ATGAGCTGGGTGGAAATCGGGTCCGAGACCGAGTTGCGGGAGCTGCTGGGCGAGGTCAAGCCGCGCGCGGCCACCAAGGAGCGGCCCCGGCTGCACGAGCGGGACCGGCAGTGGCTGGCCGCCTCGCCGTTCTGCCTGATCGCCACCTCCGACGCGGAGGGCGGCTGTGACGTGTCGCCGAAGGGCGACCCCGCCGGCTTCACGTACGTCATCGACGACAGCACGATCGCCATCCCCGACCGGCCCGGCAACCGCAGGGCCGATGGCTTCCACAACATCCTGCGCAACCCGCACGTCGGGCTGCTGTTCCTGATCCCCGGCCGCAACGAGACCCTGCGGATCAACGGTCGCGCCCGGCTCCTGCGCGACGCCCCGTTCTTCGACGAGATGATCGTCAAGGGCCACCGTCCGCACCTGGCGATCGTCGTGGAGATCGACCAGATCTTCTTCCACTGCGCCAAGGCCTTCATGCGCTCCTCGCTGTGGCGGCCCGACCGCTGGGGCCCCGACCCGCTGCCCTCGCACGCGGCGCTGGTCAAGGAGGTGCAGCAGGTCGAGGAGCCGATCGAGCGGCTCGAGGCGTACTACGGCGACTCCTACGCCAATCAGCTCTACGCCTGA
- a CDS encoding winged helix-turn-helix transcriptional regulator, whose protein sequence is MALGKNYDGQDCSLAKALELIGERWTMLVVRDALYGVRRYGDFLAHLDIPRAVLSQRLTTLVEAGVLDRRRYQDTPPRDEYVLTETGRELWLPLLALSHWGERHLTRTGPRRLFFHAACGGRLDRAATCSGCGAGQVPVEEVEVRPGPGLEHLRDDPVSAALRVPHRMLDPLP, encoded by the coding sequence ATGGCGCTCGGCAAGAACTACGACGGCCAGGACTGCTCGCTGGCCAAGGCCCTGGAGCTGATCGGCGAGCGGTGGACGATGCTCGTCGTCCGCGACGCCCTGTACGGCGTGCGCCGCTACGGCGACTTCCTGGCCCACCTCGACATCCCCCGGGCCGTCCTGTCGCAGCGGCTGACCACCCTGGTCGAGGCCGGCGTGCTCGACCGGCGCCGCTACCAGGACACCCCGCCGCGCGACGAGTACGTCCTCACCGAGACCGGCCGCGAGCTGTGGCTGCCCCTGCTGGCCCTGTCGCACTGGGGCGAGCGCCACCTCACCCGCACCGGCCCGCGCCGGCTGTTCTTCCACGCGGCCTGCGGCGGCCGGCTCGACCGGGCCGCCACCTGCTCCGGCTGCGGTGCCGGGCAGGTGCCGGTCGAGGAGGTGGAGGTACGGCCAGGCCCGGGCCTGGAGCACCTCCGCGACGACCCGGTCAGCGCGGCCCTGCGGGTGCCCCACCGGATGCTGGACCCGCTCCCCTGA
- a CDS encoding MFS transporter — MSSMTELTRRPGTTLAVASAAPLLVLTAFTAPMVTLPDTARALGAGPTGPVWILGSIALGLSALLLVSGGLADDHGRRRVLVAGSAVLAVASAAVALSTSVPVFVVARFAQGGAGAAMLAASLGLVGHAYPAGRDRVRATGRYGAMIGLGTAVGPLLSGALAAAASWRAIHWLTAVSALALAVVAARRLAESRSADPRRLDLPGVMLFGLGVTALVAGVTEGRLGWSRPVVVGALALAAVLVAAFVAVERGRPQPLLDLGLFRRPVFLVATGGALVVGAAIVGLLAYLPTVLQQAHGLTPLQTSLLFGLWSVLSFAGSLLGGRLRLGSAARLATGLALTAAGFAALLGVGSLFRLDLVLTGLAVSGVGSGLINSSITHLAIESVPAHRVSMGSGVNNTARYVGSSLGAAGVAGAVAQWGPAQGTTVAVAACVALTAAMALVALLTRR, encoded by the coding sequence ATGAGTTCAATGACTGAACTGACCAGGCGACCGGGGACGACGCTGGCCGTGGCGTCCGCCGCGCCCCTGCTGGTGCTGACCGCCTTCACCGCGCCGATGGTCACGCTGCCCGACACGGCACGGGCGCTCGGCGCCGGGCCGACGGGCCCGGTGTGGATCCTCGGCTCGATCGCGCTGGGGCTGTCGGCGCTGCTGCTGGTGTCAGGCGGACTGGCCGACGACCACGGACGCCGGCGCGTGCTCGTGGCCGGGTCGGCGGTCCTCGCGGTGGCGAGTGCGGCGGTGGCGCTCAGCACGTCCGTGCCGGTGTTCGTGGTGGCGCGTTTCGCGCAGGGCGGCGCGGGGGCGGCGATGCTCGCGGCGAGCCTCGGACTGGTCGGCCACGCCTATCCGGCGGGTCGTGACCGGGTGCGGGCGACCGGCAGGTACGGGGCGATGATCGGGCTGGGCACCGCGGTGGGCCCGCTGCTGTCCGGGGCGCTGGCCGCGGCGGCGAGCTGGCGGGCGATCCACTGGCTGACGGCCGTCTCGGCGCTGGCACTCGCGGTCGTGGCGGCCCGCAGGCTGGCGGAGTCGCGCTCGGCCGATCCGCGCCGGCTCGACCTGCCCGGGGTCATGCTGTTCGGCCTGGGCGTGACGGCGCTGGTCGCGGGGGTGACCGAGGGGCGTCTCGGCTGGTCGCGCCCGGTCGTGGTCGGGGCCTTGGCGCTGGCGGCCGTACTGGTCGCGGCGTTCGTGGCGGTGGAGCGCGGCCGACCGCAGCCGCTGCTCGACCTGGGGCTGTTCCGGCGGCCGGTGTTCCTCGTGGCGACGGGCGGGGCGCTGGTGGTCGGGGCGGCGATCGTCGGGTTGCTCGCCTACCTGCCGACCGTGTTGCAGCAGGCGCACGGGCTGACGCCGCTGCAGACGAGCCTGCTGTTCGGTCTCTGGTCGGTGCTCTCGTTCGCCGGGTCGCTGCTGGGCGGGCGGCTGCGGCTCGGCTCGGCCGCGCGCCTGGCGACCGGGCTCGCCCTCACCGCGGCCGGTTTCGCGGCGCTGCTGGGCGTCGGCTCGCTGTTCCGGCTCGACCTCGTCCTCACCGGGCTCGCGGTGAGCGGGGTCGGGTCGGGGCTGATCAACTCCTCGATCACGCACCTGGCGATCGAGAGCGTGCCGGCGCACCGGGTGAGCATGGGCTCGGGGGTCAACAACACCGCCCGCTACGTGGGCAGCTCGCTCGGGGCGGCCGGCGTGGCGGGGGCCGTCGCGCAGTGGGGACCGGCGCAGGGGACGACCGTGGCGGTGGCCGCGTGCGTCGCGCTGACGGCGGCCATGGCGCTCGTGGCCCTGCTCACCCGTCGCTGA